One genomic window of uncultured delta proteobacterium includes the following:
- a CDS encoding putative Alpha-2-macroglobulin domain protein (Evidence 3 : Function proposed based on presence of conserved amino acid motif, structural feature or limited homology) — translation MRKITRAASFMLPLFLFAALLFLPASATAKGAAPQEAPKQEAKKEEPTTEPKKNLEIRTGFETSGGRAVYRFAFSQPMVDNETVLSGKTLPVEEFPFTITPPLNGEARWLDQSNIAFVSYERLPRATVFTLTPKASLVSLSGGKYTGKPFTTMPYPFYYQANHIRYTADGTVTLQLDFSCKVDLAKLKAALTIVDAKGEKLAVEIEPDKDDPLVTRVKAYVKPEKLGQVTVSLPENFLSEEGPVGLSKQRSSVKVETTSMFAVNTVRARQSSSPPWERFIEIRTTNSADMDKVKQYLDITPATDVSIVAQSDGFLITGDFITRPRVNVTFKKGMPGLVGTLLEDHTTTVVFNDFSPRMAFDGEGTILSPNRSMRLPISSINVEKVQTTLWQLPESNIPLMAMGFFDSYKKHLSRKVAVRTGAVNAVRNRSADFSLDLTQIAGKAKGVFLLTVADASDPKKVRSDDPRDPDDYYYEDYDDDIASPMEKLVVISDIGITARAMPDGLTVWANSIATAGALQNARVRVYSYNNVLVAEGRTDKDGIWRHQRAEDWTAHERPAIIVVSTATTEKQPKAEPGMAEASVADIAFLKLDVDLSADSSFDTGGREYVRQGYEAFCFTPRGIFRPGETVDFKVMVRNSRMQAPEEFPVAWKVRSSTGRTVGSGTAKLNSEGGANFSLPLVPSAPTGRYSMSVSIPGQGKTIGSCTFAVEDFQPPRIEVALSPEKPYSVDGDVEINVDAKYLFGSPVAEAPWEGEITVAPRYFHHPDWRSFYFPSFFSKSMTQVRTESSGTLDADGKTTLTISPEESWTGSVLDVVATVRVREDGGRWVARNVIVPWYKNPFLLGYEYSKEDPQAGAPFSMRLAAVTPDGKPADVEELAVTVERRETYYVRSDRGYTQSTRYVPVAKAGVTLDKGLGTLTFTPPRQATYRIKAAANGVEALEFQIQVWSGLAGTEDGASPLVDRVMLSWERQRYQVGETAMLKVRSPFPGKLLVVLEGETEIYRMVLPLKETETSVPVPVMESMLPNAYCSAWVIRPVQEGERWGAHRAYGIIPMLIDRSKTKLNVALNAPDKVMPKSTVPVSVTLTDANGQPVRGEVTIALVDEGLLSLTNFKTPDPFAFFTAKRAMQGRAYDVYNDLMPLSSRKPITLQPGGGGPGEDGSQLSPMSRKLELLSIFLGSVTTDSNGTAATTLTLPEYSGRGRLMAIAASKTAVGNNDANVRIARDVTVEATVPRMVAPGDVFAMPVIAFGDGKKAIKAKITVETEGPLAVQGEKTFTVALDEKTAKAPLNLTVKALDASGMASVRVITAIEGPDNKPFEQRLEIPVRPPFPRLTRSGGGIIKGGEKAVIDIGSGFFPGTQRVNLSFSDTPGISLMKALDYLGSYPYGCLEQTTSSAWPFLAVPAMLKSIDPEKAKDSEFKQALDYAIRRILSMQRADGGFNGWPGMSISSAYAWTTTYAVHFLTEAKGTGLVPQDALKSALDWMRSYLASSLPEQNWAIMDSLSVKAYVCYVLALNGDAPLGWMQFLKDQGKFLNQSARIFLAGAQALATGKADALRELGTLPFSRPNRYGWSLESSPRNEALRLLMWTHVDPFAPEAALLAKRVMDNGNAGQWRSTQENGMAVMAIGRYIEKTAGPSREFKASLAAATGQGSAMQEIAAFTNKDKPTFSRKNLLPAEPAAPAPLTASIAGEGTAYYSWTTSGVPVEAPAPFAEGIETIRRWVLPDGTVYDFVPDASGKLPEALRNLKIPHGTRVTVTLYVNPKAAMNSMVLADIVPGGFEIDNPNLVPDSEYAARSGTFIDPKTGKPFASPAGYANAYSLNTWVEGRTEMRDDRLLLFVDYMPNRASAFTYTLRAVNKGEFVLPPLSVEDMYDPSIHALSHTARVTVE, via the coding sequence ATGCGCAAGATAACCCGTGCAGCATCCTTCATGCTACCGCTTTTCCTGTTTGCCGCCCTGCTCTTCCTTCCGGCAAGCGCAACGGCAAAAGGCGCCGCGCCGCAAGAGGCGCCAAAGCAAGAAGCCAAAAAGGAAGAGCCTACCACCGAGCCGAAAAAAAACCTGGAAATACGCACCGGGTTCGAGACCTCCGGCGGCAGGGCCGTTTACCGGTTCGCCTTCAGCCAGCCCATGGTGGATAACGAGACGGTTCTCTCCGGAAAAACCCTTCCGGTCGAAGAGTTCCCGTTCACGATAACCCCACCTCTGAACGGCGAGGCCAGGTGGCTGGACCAGTCGAACATCGCTTTTGTCAGTTACGAGCGCCTGCCCCGGGCAACGGTCTTCACCCTCACGCCCAAGGCGAGCCTTGTTTCCTTAAGCGGCGGGAAATACACGGGCAAGCCGTTCACAACCATGCCGTATCCTTTCTATTACCAGGCCAACCATATCAGGTACACGGCCGACGGCACGGTTACGCTGCAACTCGATTTTTCCTGCAAGGTCGATCTCGCCAAGCTCAAAGCGGCCCTGACTATCGTAGACGCGAAAGGCGAAAAACTCGCCGTGGAAATCGAACCCGATAAGGACGACCCGCTTGTGACCAGGGTCAAGGCCTACGTGAAGCCGGAAAAGCTCGGCCAGGTCACGGTCAGTCTTCCCGAAAACTTCCTGTCCGAAGAAGGCCCTGTCGGGTTATCCAAGCAGCGCAGCTCCGTGAAGGTCGAGACGACCTCCATGTTCGCCGTCAACACGGTCCGCGCGCGCCAGAGTTCTTCCCCGCCGTGGGAACGCTTTATCGAGATCCGCACCACCAACTCCGCGGACATGGACAAGGTCAAACAGTATCTCGACATCACGCCGGCCACGGACGTAAGCATCGTCGCGCAATCCGACGGCTTCCTGATTACCGGGGACTTCATCACCCGTCCCAGAGTCAACGTGACCTTTAAAAAAGGCATGCCGGGCCTTGTGGGAACCTTGCTGGAAGACCACACCACGACCGTCGTGTTCAACGACTTCTCGCCCCGCATGGCCTTTGACGGCGAGGGAACCATCCTTTCCCCCAACCGCTCCATGCGGTTGCCCATCTCCTCCATCAACGTGGAAAAGGTCCAGACCACGCTCTGGCAGCTGCCGGAAAGCAACATTCCCCTCATGGCCATGGGCTTTTTTGATTCCTACAAAAAACACCTGTCGCGCAAGGTAGCGGTCCGCACCGGCGCGGTGAACGCGGTCCGCAACCGCTCCGCCGATTTCAGCCTCGACCTGACCCAGATCGCGGGCAAGGCCAAAGGCGTTTTCCTGCTGACCGTGGCGGACGCCAGCGACCCCAAAAAGGTCCGCTCCGACGACCCGCGCGACCCTGACGACTATTATTACGAGGACTATGACGACGATATCGCCTCCCCCATGGAAAAACTGGTGGTGATATCCGATATCGGCATCACCGCGAGAGCCATGCCGGACGGGCTCACCGTGTGGGCCAACTCCATCGCCACGGCCGGGGCCCTGCAAAACGCCAGGGTGCGCGTGTATTCCTACAATAACGTCCTGGTCGCCGAAGGCAGGACGGACAAGGACGGCATCTGGCGGCACCAGCGCGCCGAGGACTGGACGGCTCACGAACGCCCGGCCATCATCGTCGTTTCCACCGCCACGACCGAAAAACAGCCCAAGGCGGAACCGGGCATGGCCGAAGCCTCGGTCGCGGACATCGCCTTTTTGAAGCTCGACGTGGATCTCAGCGCCGACTCCTCCTTTGACACGGGCGGCCGCGAATACGTGCGCCAGGGGTACGAGGCTTTCTGCTTCACCCCGCGCGGCATATTCCGGCCCGGCGAAACCGTTGACTTCAAAGTTATGGTCCGCAACTCCCGCATGCAGGCCCCGGAAGAATTCCCCGTGGCCTGGAAGGTGCGCTCCTCCACCGGCCGCACGGTGGGCAGCGGCACGGCCAAACTGAACAGCGAGGGCGGGGCCAATTTCTCCCTGCCGCTCGTGCCTTCCGCGCCCACGGGCCGGTATTCCATGTCCGTATCCATCCCCGGACAGGGCAAGACCATCGGCAGCTGCACCTTCGCGGTGGAAGACTTCCAGCCGCCGCGCATCGAAGTGGCGCTTTCCCCCGAAAAACCGTACAGCGTTGACGGCGATGTGGAAATCAACGTGGACGCCAAGTATCTTTTCGGTTCCCCGGTTGCCGAAGCCCCGTGGGAAGGCGAAATTACCGTGGCCCCGCGCTATTTCCACCACCCGGACTGGCGCTCCTTCTATTTTCCCAGCTTTTTCAGCAAATCCATGACGCAGGTCAGGACGGAATCCAGCGGCACGCTGGACGCTGACGGCAAGACGACCCTGACCATCTCCCCCGAGGAAAGCTGGACAGGCTCCGTTCTCGACGTGGTCGCAACCGTGCGCGTGCGCGAGGACGGCGGCCGCTGGGTCGCCCGCAACGTGATCGTCCCCTGGTACAAGAACCCCTTCCTTCTGGGGTACGAATATTCCAAGGAAGACCCCCAAGCCGGGGCGCCTTTCTCGATGCGGCTCGCCGCCGTAACCCCGGACGGCAAACCCGCCGACGTGGAGGAACTCGCGGTCACGGTGGAACGCAGGGAAACCTATTACGTGCGTTCCGACCGGGGCTACACCCAGTCCACCCGCTACGTTCCCGTGGCAAAGGCGGGCGTAACCCTCGACAAGGGCCTGGGCACCCTGACCTTTACCCCGCCCCGGCAGGCCACCTACCGGATCAAGGCGGCGGCGAACGGCGTTGAAGCGCTGGAATTCCAGATCCAGGTCTGGTCCGGCCTCGCCGGGACGGAAGACGGCGCATCCCCGCTCGTCGACCGCGTCATGCTGTCCTGGGAACGGCAGCGCTACCAGGTGGGCGAAACCGCCATGCTCAAAGTCCGCTCCCCCTTCCCCGGCAAGCTCCTTGTCGTGCTTGAAGGCGAAACGGAAATATACCGCATGGTCCTGCCGCTGAAGGAGACGGAAACCTCCGTGCCCGTGCCGGTCATGGAAAGCATGCTGCCCAACGCCTACTGCTCGGCCTGGGTCATCCGGCCCGTGCAGGAAGGCGAACGGTGGGGCGCGCACCGCGCGTACGGGATCATCCCCATGCTCATCGACCGTTCCAAAACCAAACTGAACGTCGCCCTGAACGCCCCGGACAAGGTCATGCCCAAGTCCACGGTGCCGGTTTCCGTCACGCTGACGGACGCCAACGGCCAGCCCGTGCGGGGCGAGGTAACGATCGCCCTTGTGGACGAAGGGCTGCTCTCCCTGACCAACTTCAAGACGCCCGACCCCTTCGCCTTTTTCACGGCCAAACGCGCCATGCAGGGCAGGGCTTATGACGTGTACAACGATTTGATGCCCCTTTCGTCGAGAAAGCCCATCACGTTGCAGCCCGGCGGCGGCGGCCCCGGCGAAGACGGCTCCCAGCTCTCGCCCATGTCGCGCAAGCTGGAACTGTTGTCCATCTTCCTCGGCTCCGTGACCACGGACAGCAACGGCACGGCCGCGACCACCCTGACCCTGCCCGAATACAGCGGCCGGGGGCGCCTCATGGCCATTGCCGCGTCCAAAACAGCCGTGGGCAACAATGACGCCAACGTGCGCATCGCCCGCGACGTGACCGTGGAAGCCACGGTGCCGCGTATGGTCGCTCCCGGCGACGTGTTCGCCATGCCCGTCATCGCTTTCGGCGACGGGAAAAAGGCCATCAAGGCGAAGATCACCGTCGAAACGGAAGGTCCTCTGGCCGTACAGGGCGAAAAGACCTTTACCGTGGCCCTGGACGAAAAAACGGCCAAGGCGCCGCTGAACCTGACGGTCAAGGCCCTTGACGCCAGCGGCATGGCCAGCGTGCGCGTCATCACCGCCATCGAGGGGCCGGACAACAAACCCTTCGAGCAGCGGCTGGAAATCCCGGTGCGCCCGCCCTTCCCGCGCCTTACCCGGAGCGGCGGCGGCATCATCAAGGGCGGCGAGAAAGCCGTTATCGACATCGGTTCCGGCTTCTTCCCCGGCACCCAGCGCGTGAACCTGTCCTTCTCCGACACGCCGGGCATCAGTTTGATGAAAGCCCTGGATTATCTCGGCTCCTACCCCTACGGCTGCCTGGAACAGACCACGTCCAGCGCCTGGCCGTTCCTGGCCGTCCCGGCGATGCTGAAAAGCATCGACCCGGAAAAGGCCAAGGATTCGGAATTCAAGCAGGCCCTGGATTACGCCATCCGGCGCATCCTTTCCATGCAGCGGGCCGACGGCGGGTTCAACGGCTGGCCGGGCATGAGCATCAGCTCCGCCTACGCCTGGACCACGACCTACGCCGTGCACTTCCTGACCGAAGCGAAAGGCACCGGCCTTGTGCCCCAGGACGCGCTGAAATCCGCCCTTGACTGGATGCGTTCCTACCTCGCCTCCTCCCTGCCGGAGCAGAATTGGGCGATCATGGATTCCCTCAGCGTCAAGGCGTACGTCTGCTACGTGCTGGCCCTCAACGGCGATGCGCCGCTCGGCTGGATGCAGTTCCTGAAAGATCAGGGCAAGTTCCTGAACCAGTCCGCCCGGATTTTCCTGGCGGGCGCGCAAGCCCTTGCCACCGGCAAGGCGGACGCGTTACGCGAACTCGGCACCCTGCCCTTTTCCAGGCCGAACCGCTACGGCTGGAGCCTTGAATCCTCGCCGCGCAACGAGGCCCTGCGTCTGCTCATGTGGACGCACGTGGACCCCTTCGCGCCCGAGGCAGCGCTTCTCGCCAAGCGCGTGATGGATAACGGCAACGCCGGACAGTGGCGCAGCACGCAGGAAAACGGCATGGCCGTCATGGCCATCGGCCGGTATATCGAAAAAACCGCCGGACCCAGCCGCGAGTTCAAGGCCAGCCTTGCGGCGGCCACCGGCCAGGGCAGCGCCATGCAGGAAATCGCGGCGTTTACCAACAAGGACAAGCCGACGTTCTCCCGCAAGAACCTGCTGCCCGCGGAACCGGCTGCCCCCGCTCCGCTGACCGCAAGCATCGCGGGCGAAGGCACGGCCTACTATTCCTGGACCACCTCCGGCGTGCCCGTTGAAGCCCCCGCGCCCTTTGCCGAAGGTATCGAGACAATACGGCGCTGGGTTCTGCCCGACGGCACCGTGTACGATTTTGTTCCGGATGCGAGCGGGAAGCTCCCCGAAGCGCTCCGGAACCTGAAAATCCCGCACGGAACCAGGGTGACCGTAACCCTGTACGTCAACCCCAAGGCCGCGATGAACAGCATGGTCCTGGCGGATATCGTGCCCGGCGGGTTTGAGATCGACAACCCCAACCTCGTGCCGGACAGCGAATACGCGGCCCGGTCCGGGACCTTCATCGACCCCAAAACCGGCAAGCCGTTCGCCTCGCCCGCGGGATACGCCAACGCGTATTCCTTGAACACCTGGGTTGAAGGCCGCACGGAAATGCGCGACGACAGGCTCCTGCTCTTCGTGGACTACATGCCGAACCGCGCTTCCGCCTTCACGTATACTCTGCGGGCCGTGAACAAGGGCGAGTTCGTCCTGCCGCCGCTGTCCGTGGAGGACATGTACGACCCGTCCATCCATGCCCTTTCCCATACCGCCAGGGTAACGGTCGAATAG
- a CDS encoding conserved hypothetical protein (Evidence 4 : Homologs of previously reported genes of unknown function) has protein sequence MSITDALAAFLDKRGGKEHARLVLLWEHWGMVMGEELASLAMPLGHKKDVLLLAAEDSMAAQDIAMQSGEVLERVNAFMNEPYFSRIQVELVMGRHDLSRARPEIRPRPSDYRIPRPENLGSLRGAFDPASPVARCYEAYLRYFNRVK, from the coding sequence ATGAGCATAACCGACGCGCTTGCCGCCTTTTTGGACAAACGCGGCGGGAAAGAACACGCGCGGCTGGTTCTTTTGTGGGAGCATTGGGGGATGGTAATGGGGGAGGAACTCGCCTCACTCGCCATGCCGCTGGGGCACAAAAAAGACGTGTTGCTCCTGGCGGCCGAGGATTCCATGGCGGCTCAGGATATCGCCATGCAATCCGGCGAAGTGCTTGAACGGGTCAACGCGTTTATGAACGAGCCGTATTTTTCACGCATTCAGGTGGAACTGGTCATGGGCCGGCACGATCTTTCCCGCGCGCGGCCGGAAATACGGCCTCGTCCGTCCGATTACCGCATTCCCCGGCCGGAAAATCTCGGTTCGCTCCGGGGCGCCTTTGATCCGGCATCTCCCGTCGCCCGTTGTTACGAGGCATATCTCAGGTATTTTAACCGGGTAAAATAA
- the fusA gene encoding protein chain elongation factor EF-G, GTP-binding (Evidence 2a : Function of homologous gene experimentally demonstrated in an other organism; PubMedId : 1398129, 6322136, 6989816, 7011903, 7016587, 7042386, 9298646; Product type f : factor) translates to MARQTPLNMQRNFGIMAHIDAGKTTTTERILFYTGVSHKIGETHDGEATMDWMEQEQERGITITSAATTCFWKEHMLNIIDTPGHVDFTMEVERSLRVLDGAVAVFDAVAGVEPQSETVWRQADRYGVPRICFVNKMDRMGANFDRCVAMIHDRLKAKPIPLQIPIGSEDKFEGIVDLIEGKATIFDKESKGAEFSVIDVPANLKDSFESHRAAMLDAVAEEDEELLEKYLGGEELTKEEIITCVRKATIARNIVPVVCGSAFRNMGVQPLLDAVVQYLPSPLDIEQMEGTDPDDKEKIILCKADDKEPLAGLVFKLFSDPYIGHLSFFRIYSGVIESGATVINTNTGKKERVGRILRMHANKREEVKWAGSGDIVALVGLKQVSTGDTICDPSRPVVLESLDIPEPVIEVAIEPKTKADRDALSAALAKLAKEDPSFRVKGDDETNQTLIAGMGELHLEIIVDRLTREFSVNANVGKPQVAYRETITKPAKADVKHAKQSGGRGQYGHVVIDVEPNPEKGYEFVNAIVGGVIPKEFIPGIDKGIQAALKSGIVAGFPVVDVKVTLVFGSYHDVDSSEQAFFVAGSMAIKEAMRQAGAILLEPIMDVEVVTPDDYVGEVMGDLNSRRGRVQSMEARVGSQAVRAQVPLSEMFGYATDLRSKTQGRANFTMQFHHYERVPQQIAEEIVKKKS, encoded by the coding sequence GTGGCCAGGCAAACTCCCCTTAATATGCAACGTAACTTCGGCATCATGGCCCACATTGACGCCGGAAAAACGACAACGACCGAACGTATCCTTTTCTACACAGGCGTTTCGCACAAAATCGGCGAAACCCATGACGGCGAAGCCACCATGGACTGGATGGAACAGGAACAGGAACGCGGCATCACCATCACCTCCGCCGCCACCACCTGCTTCTGGAAAGAGCACATGCTCAACATCATCGATACGCCCGGCCACGTTGACTTCACCATGGAAGTGGAACGCTCCCTGCGCGTGCTCGACGGCGCCGTCGCCGTGTTCGACGCGGTCGCGGGCGTTGAGCCGCAGTCCGAAACCGTGTGGCGCCAGGCCGACCGTTACGGCGTGCCCCGCATCTGCTTCGTGAACAAGATGGACCGCATGGGCGCCAACTTCGACCGTTGCGTCGCCATGATCCACGACCGCCTGAAAGCCAAGCCCATTCCTCTGCAGATACCTATCGGCTCCGAAGACAAGTTCGAAGGCATCGTCGACCTTATCGAAGGCAAGGCCACCATTTTCGATAAAGAAAGCAAAGGCGCGGAATTTTCCGTCATTGACGTGCCCGCCAACCTGAAAGACTCTTTCGAGTCCCACCGGGCCGCGATGCTTGACGCCGTTGCCGAGGAAGACGAGGAACTGCTCGAAAAATACCTCGGCGGCGAAGAGCTGACGAAAGAAGAAATCATCACCTGCGTGCGCAAGGCCACCATCGCCCGGAACATCGTTCCCGTGGTTTGCGGTTCCGCCTTCCGCAACATGGGCGTGCAGCCCCTGCTCGACGCCGTTGTGCAGTACCTGCCCTCCCCGCTCGACATCGAACAGATGGAAGGCACGGACCCGGACGACAAGGAAAAAATCATCCTCTGCAAGGCCGACGACAAGGAACCCCTCGCGGGCCTGGTCTTCAAACTGTTCTCCGACCCCTACATCGGCCACCTCTCCTTTTTCCGCATTTACTCCGGCGTGATCGAATCCGGCGCGACCGTGATAAACACCAACACCGGCAAGAAGGAACGCGTGGGCCGCATCCTGCGCATGCACGCCAACAAACGCGAGGAAGTCAAATGGGCCGGTTCCGGCGACATCGTGGCGCTGGTCGGTCTGAAGCAGGTTTCCACCGGCGACACCATCTGCGATCCCTCCCGCCCGGTTGTGCTCGAATCCCTCGACATTCCCGAGCCGGTCATTGAAGTGGCCATTGAGCCCAAGACCAAGGCCGACCGCGACGCGCTTTCCGCGGCTCTCGCCAAACTCGCCAAAGAAGACCCCTCCTTCCGGGTCAAGGGCGACGACGAAACCAACCAGACCCTGATCGCGGGCATGGGCGAACTCCACCTGGAAATCATCGTGGACCGCCTGACGCGTGAATTCTCGGTCAACGCCAACGTGGGCAAACCCCAGGTGGCCTACCGCGAAACCATCACCAAGCCCGCGAAAGCGGACGTCAAGCACGCCAAGCAGTCCGGCGGCCGCGGCCAGTACGGCCACGTTGTCATCGACGTCGAACCGAATCCGGAAAAAGGATACGAATTCGTCAACGCCATTGTTGGCGGCGTGATCCCGAAGGAATTCATCCCGGGCATCGACAAGGGCATCCAGGCCGCCCTGAAAAGCGGCATCGTCGCCGGGTTCCCGGTGGTGGACGTGAAGGTCACCCTGGTCTTCGGTTCCTACCACGACGTGGACTCCTCGGAACAGGCCTTCTTCGTGGCCGGCTCCATGGCCATCAAGGAAGCCATGCGCCAGGCCGGGGCCATCCTGCTCGAACCGATCATGGACGTGGAAGTGGTCACCCCGGACGACTACGTGGGCGAAGTCATGGGCGACCTCAACAGCCGCCGCGGCCGCGTGCAGAGCATGGAAGCCCGCGTCGGCTCCCAGGCCGTGCGCGCCCAGGTGCCGCTCTCCGAAATGTTCGGCTACGCCACGGACCTGCGGTCCAAGACCCAGGGCCGGGCCAACTTCACCATGCAATTCCACCACTACGAACGCGTGCCCCAGCAGATCGCTGAGGAAATCGTAAAGAAAAAGTCTTAG
- the rpsG gene encoding 30S ribosomal subunit protein S7 (Evidence 2a : Function of homologous gene experimentally demonstrated in an other organism; PubMedId : 10094780, 10606263, 10772857, 11160889, 11684020, 12244297, 12809609, 1398129, 1552908, 2461734, 385062, 6349681, 6989816, 7000779, 7507167, 7556101; Product type s : structure) translates to MPRKGSVPKREILPDPVYNSRLAARFINRLMYQGKKGVAEKIFYSALEQLAEKTSEEPLRAFEKALDNVKPHLEVKARRVGGATYQVPMDVRPDRQVSLSVRWVISYARARGEKGMINKLANELLDAFNNRGGAVKKREDTHRMAEANKAFAHYRW, encoded by the coding sequence ATGCCTCGTAAAGGATCAGTTCCAAAGCGTGAAATTCTGCCCGATCCGGTTTACAACAGCCGTCTGGCTGCCCGGTTTATCAACCGTCTGATGTATCAGGGCAAAAAAGGCGTTGCCGAGAAAATTTTCTACTCCGCCCTTGAGCAGTTGGCCGAAAAAACCAGCGAAGAACCCCTGCGCGCTTTTGAAAAGGCGCTGGACAACGTCAAACCCCACCTGGAAGTCAAGGCCCGCCGCGTGGGCGGCGCCACCTACCAGGTGCCCATGGACGTGCGTCCCGACCGTCAGGTCTCCCTGTCCGTCCGCTGGGTTATCAGCTACGCCCGCGCGCGCGGCGAGAAGGGCATGATTAACAAACTCGCCAACGAACTTCTCGATGCGTTCAACAACCGCGGCGGCGCCGTGAAAAAACGCGAAGACACCCACCGTATGGCCGAAGCCAACAAGGCTTTCGCGCACTATCGCTGGTAG
- the rpsL gene encoding 30S ribosomal protein S12 (Evidence 2a : Function of homologous gene experimentally demonstrated in an other organism; Product type s : structure), with protein sequence MPTINQLIRKERQKVLKRKKTPALQACPQRRGVCTRVYTTTPKKPNSALRKVARVRLTNGMEVTAYIPGEGHNLQEHSVVMIRGGRVKDLPGVRYHIIRGTLDTAGVADRRQARSKYGAKKPK encoded by the coding sequence ATGCCTACCATTAACCAGCTTATCAGGAAAGAGCGCCAGAAGGTGCTCAAGCGCAAGAAAACTCCTGCGCTGCAAGCCTGCCCGCAGCGCCGTGGCGTGTGTACCCGCGTGTACACCACCACGCCGAAGAAGCCGAACTCGGCTCTGCGTAAAGTCGCCCGCGTGCGGCTGACCAACGGCATGGAAGTGACCGCCTACATCCCCGGTGAAGGCCACAACCTGCAGGAACACTCCGTGGTCATGATCCGCGGCGGCCGCGTAAAAGACTTGCCCGGCGTTCGTTACCACATCATTCGCGGCACCCTCGACACAGCCGGTGTCGCCGACCGCCGTCAGGCCCGTTCCAAGTACGGCGCCAAGAAGCCCAAGTAA
- a CDS encoding conserved hypothetical protein (Evidence 4 : Homologs of previously reported genes of unknown function): protein MAMLAFRYDNTFEGLLSAVFDAYTRKEFPEIILEPGVIPPLTVSAIREVATSRPKADRVFAGLGKRLSREGKNTVLLAFLAETEGTATHLFRYICKAFDAPPGVTVEADFTDGDILAVDQAARKVFAEHHRLLGFARFQKTADNIFFSAISPRYNVLALLLPHFMDRFASHPWVIYDAGRGFGFYHENGTISDMSLNGELLTSGMLPDRLLAEDEKAFQEIWQEYLRAATIKERMNVTLQARCLPRRFWPYMTEMRSHG, encoded by the coding sequence ATGGCGATGCTGGCGTTCCGCTATGACAACACCTTTGAGGGACTCCTCAGCGCCGTGTTTGATGCTTACACGCGCAAGGAATTTCCCGAAATCATCCTTGAACCGGGGGTAATCCCCCCGCTGACCGTCTCCGCCATCCGTGAGGTAGCCACCAGCCGCCCCAAGGCGGACCGCGTGTTCGCGGGCCTTGGCAAACGGCTTTCCCGTGAAGGAAAAAACACCGTTCTGCTGGCCTTTCTCGCTGAAACCGAGGGAACCGCCACGCACCTTTTCCGCTATATATGCAAGGCGTTCGACGCGCCGCCGGGAGTCACCGTGGAAGCGGATTTCACGGACGGGGACATCCTCGCCGTGGACCAGGCCGCCAGAAAAGTTTTTGCGGAACACCACCGTCTTCTCGGTTTCGCCCGGTTCCAGAAAACCGCCGACAACATTTTCTTTTCCGCCATATCGCCGCGCTACAACGTTCTCGCGCTGCTTCTCCCGCACTTCATGGACCGGTTCGCTTCCCACCCCTGGGTCATCTACGACGCCGGGCGCGGGTTCGGGTTCTACCATGAGAACGGCACGATCAGCGACATGAGCCTGAACGGCGAGTTGCTGACGAGCGGCATGCTCCCCGACCGGCTGCTCGCGGAAGACGAAAAGGCGTTCCAGGAGATCTGGCAAGAGTACCTCCGCGCGGCCACCATCAAGGAAAGAATGAACGTCACGCTCCAGGCCCGGTGCCTTCCCCGGCGATTCTGGCCTTATATGACGGAAATGCGCTCACATGGATAA